Proteins found in one Panicum hallii strain FIL2 chromosome 4, PHallii_v3.1, whole genome shotgun sequence genomic segment:
- the LOC112889498 gene encoding protein transport protein SEC16A homolog isoform X2, with protein MAADFDDTTEDFFDNLVNSDDDGDEDRPRLAAAEASTGDLAALTLDDQSDAGPPDRKPDDQPVPAPLVEEPEHHPAPPNPDPHTEPVAEAEPAVAPPGAAADQPAVALPGAAADEPSPAPDKGVHAAPALKQVQWNDFGATTGAAGADPFGDLQPGGAEDAFFGGTADGDQGGQESLLGASNASAPDHSFSAGADNNATATDGQSDYSSYGGTDDNNANSQFNSTTGAVVYGDQNTNFQLESADPRYLESLYPGWKYDGATQQWYQVDTLSAQRITAETTSAAAVLGRSTEITPQPKPVAEADDQPAPAPHKEDVEHEPMLAHPQVESVGDHASLRGTTNAGAPYHSFYGGMDSNASSQSESTTVAAGYGGYSTVAQLESADPRYLESLYPGWKYDDATQQWYQVDTVSAHHITGEATSAVAVVGSDNVQQQQQQNNSHAEAGHEPTEATSEPKPEFEPSAAPSETEADNEPSVAPHKDEVENDPTRAYPHAEPVVVHHPEADNEAVEAGSAVLNPDTKAVTAPERCGSLGSEKGIHTAIKQVQWNDFGANTSAGGADPFGDLLPDGAEDDFFGATVPGDQGVQASMVGTNNVTTLDHSFSAGVDNNAAISAGVVGYSFSGGVDNNANTNFDFSASAAGYGVQSTNAQLDSTDPKYLESLYPGWKYDAATQQWYQVDTLGAQSYAADNTGAVAVLGSDNVQQHQQQFSASYLQNASHAALETIAEESSANAASWGQSGISAAPVEYPPNMLFYAEYPGWYFDTNTQQWQSLESYQQSVAQAATSPAASDGFTGAGHTVAQYTEDSYASSFSQQSQWQPDSLANTMLPDVLGGNSLLGSSFSSNQQAENQIGRQVIAESLQSSINYKPHADTFVPSTGQHTGSEGNHASYEGFKGNHSWYKGSEHSNSQEVGYKGFASSTGFQTGHKESQPPKDHQAGHMAYEPSTRVGYGNSNGPQDFVPKESMYMTQTHDVSSAHTYVPNNYWGTQTAMDFAQQQLIGANGPSQQFGFSPHEQRSSAGRPPHAVVTFGFGGKLVVLNESSSMSTNFDSGNQDNSGRTVSVLNIPEIVADKINNPSMDNSSALSYFHALCRQPIPGPLVGGSAASKDVNKWLDDMIGVYESSLTEFQGGDVQKVLISLLKILCQHYGKLRSPFGSDPSQEGIDGPDMAVTKLFSSCKSSANMKGYGVHCMRNLPSEIQIQATAQEVQNLLVSGRRKEALQYAQEGQLWGPALILALQLGDKFYADTVKKMAHCHFVSGSPLRTLCLLIAGQPADVFNSENPVNSGSLYTPHQPVEVAPKGMLDDWQENLAIITANRTKGDDLVITHLGDCLWKEKNEVASAHSCYLVAELNIDSYSESARMCLIGADHLRCPRTFASPEAIQRTEVYEYARVLGNSQYILLPFQPYKLIYAYMLAEIGKVSDSLRYCQASLKVLKASGRTPELEAWKQLFSTLEERIRTHQQGGYATNLAPGKIVGKLFTSLDKSLSRMMGTQSAPMPPLPQGAANERDVYSPPDTKVVNNQSVMSMSPLMSSASEQSMSEMAGNSGPGREVAHNRSISEPDFGKTPQKAAGSSKAQSTSGSGSSRFGWLVQKTVGLVSKSHRQAKLGEQNKFYYDEKLKRWVEEGAEVPAEEPPVPPPPTKSSFQNSIPESNLKGPPVGGGYTANGFAEAKALNTSEPSSGMPPIPPTQNQFSARGRMGVRSRYVDTFNKGGGGGANAFGAATMYSKPAAPSMSSLSGAKFFVPTPAAAASEQAAADAPTGAHSETTQQAEPSSSPAVEAAFSSLAPPVPMQSTIQRYPSGDNIQRYPSMDNIVAPSDSAGSSMSRSRASSWSGAYPEQLGGTAVSRSPDGQTMPSPMMPGKRPPHSRSSSNSSLQFNGLGEDLHEVEL; from the exons ATGGCTGCAGACTTCGACGACACCACCGAGGACTTCTTCGACAACCTAGTCAATtccgacgacgacggcgacgaggatCGCCCTCGCCTAGCCGCGGCCGAGGCCTCCACGGGGGACCTCGCCGCACTCACCCTGGACGACCAATCCGACGCGGGCCCACCCGACCGCAAGCCCGATGATCAACCCGTGCCGGCGCCACTGGTGGAGGAGCCGGAGCATCACCCCGCGCCGCCGAATCCCGACCCTCATACGGAGCCGGTGGCGGAGGCGGAACCTGCCGTCGCGCCACCTGGGGCCGCGGCTGACCAGCCTGCCGTCGCACTGCCTGGGGCTGCGGCCGACGAGCCGTCCCCAGCGCCGGACAAGGGCGTCCACGCCGCCCCCGCCCTCAAGCAGGTGCAGTGGAACGATTTCGGTGCCACCACCGGGGCCGCTGGGGCAGATCCGTTCGGGGACCTCCAGCCAGGTGGAGCGGAGGACGCCTTCTTCGGGGGTACTGCAGACGGGGATCAGGGCGGCCAGGAATCACTTCTAGGGGCCAGCAATGCCAGTGCACCAGATCACAGCTTCTCCGCCGGAGCGGATAACAATGCCACCGCCACTGATGGGCAGTCGGATTATAGCTCCTATGGGGGAACGGACGATAACAATGCGAATTCCCAGTTCAACTCCACCACAGGTGCTGTGGTATATGGCGATCAAAACACCAACTTTCAGTTGGAATCCGCTGACCCCAGATATCTTGAGAGCCTCTACCCTGGGTGGAAGTACGACGGCGCCACACAGCAGTGGTATCAGGTAGACACTCTCAGTGCACAACGTATTACTGCTGAAACAACCAGTGCTGCGGCAGTCCTTGGGAGATCCACGGAGATAACTCCTCAACCCAAGCCTGTGGCTGAGGCTGATGATCAGCCTGCGCCGGCGCCACATAAGGAGGATGTGGAGCATGAGCCCATGCTGGCGCATCCACAAGTGGAGTCTGTGGGTGACCACGCATCACTTCGAGGTACCACCAATGCCGGTGCGCCATATCACAGCTTCTATGGTGGGATGGATAGCAATGCCAGTTCCCAGTCTGAATCAACCACAGTTGCTGCGGGATATGGGGGTTACAGCACTGTTGCGCAATTGGAATCCGCTGACCCCAGATACCTAGAGAGCCTCTATCCTGGATGGAAGTATGATGACGCCACACAGCAGTGGTATCAGGTAGACACTGTCAGCGCACATCATATTACTGGTGAAGCTACCAGTGCTGTGGCAGTTGTTGGGAGTGATAAtgttcagcagcagcagcagcaaaacAATTCACATGCAGAAGCTGGACATGAACCCACGGAAGCGACTTCTGAGCCGAAGCCTGAGTTTGAGCCTTCGGCAGCGCCTTCTGAGACTGAGGCTGATAATGAACCTTCGGTGGCGCCACATAAGGATGAGGTGGAGAATGATCCCACACGGGCGTATCCACACGCGGAGCCTGTGGTGGTGCATCATCCTGAGGCTGATAATGAGGCAGTTGAGGCGGGGTCTGCGGTGCTGAATCCTGATACCAAGGCTGTCACGGCGCCAGAGAGGTGTGGGTCCCTGGGGTCGGAGAAGGGCATCCACACCGCCATCAAGCAGGTGCAGTGGAACGACTTTGGTGCCAACACCAGTGCTGGCGGAGCAGATCCGTTTGGGGACCTCCTGCCAGATGGAGCAGAGGACGACTTCTTTGGGGCTACTGTGCCTGGCGATCAGGGCGTCCAAGCATCCATGGTAGGTACCAACAATGTTACCACACTAGATCACAGCTTCTCTGCAGGAGTGGATAACAATGCCGCCATTAGTGCTGGAGTGGTGGGTTACAGCTTCTCAGGGGGAGTGGATAACAATGCCAATACCAACTTCGATTTCAGTGCAAGTGCTGCGGGATACGGTGTTCAGAGCACCAATGCACAATTGGACTCCACTGATCCCAAATATCTCGAGAGCCTCTACCCTGGATGGAAGTACGATGCGGCTACGCAACAGTGGTATCAGGTTGATACTCTCGGTGCACAGAGTTATGCTGCTGATAATACTGGTGCTGTGGCAGTCCTTGGGAGTGATAATGTTCAGCAACATCAGCAGCAATTTAGTGCTTCGTACCTGCAAAATGCTTCGCATGCAGCACTTGAGACCATTGCAGAGGAGAGCAGTGCCAATGCCGCGAGCTGGGGCCAGTCTGGGATCAGTGCTGCGCCTGTAGAATACCCACCGAACATGTTATTCTATGCAGAATACCCAGGGTGGTACTTTGATACCAACACTCAGCAGTGGCAATCACTCGAGTCGTACCAACAAAGTGTTGCGCAAGCTGCAACTTCTCCAGCAGCCTCAGATGGGTTCACAGGGGCAGGTCATACTGTAGCTCAGTACACTGAAGATTCTTATGCAAGTAGCTTCAGCCAGCAGAGCCAGTGGCAACCGGATTCATTGGCTAACACCATGCTGCCTGATGTTTTGGGAGGTAATAGTTTGTTGGGTAGTTCCTTTAGTTCCAATCAGCAGGCTGAGAATCAGATTGGGCGGCAGGTCATTGCTGAGTCATTGCAGTCGTCTATAAATTACAAGCCTCATGCAGACACATTTGTGCCTTCTACAGGCCAACACACTGGTAGTGAGGGCAATCATGCTAGTTATGAGGGGTTCAAAGGGAACCATAGTTGGTACAAGGGTTCTGAGCATTCTAATAGTCAGGAGGTTGGGTACAAAGGGTTTGCATCTTCAACAGGTTTCCAGACTGGTCACAAGGAATCACAGCCTCCTAAAGATCACCAGGCTGGCCACATGGCATATGAACCTTCAACAAGAGTTGGGTATGGTAATTCAAATGGTCCACAAGACTTTGTTCCAAAAGAGAGCATGTACATGACACAAACGCATGATGTCTCCTCTGCACATACATATGTGCCCAACAACTATTGGGGCACTCAGACCGCAATGGACTTTGCTCAGCAGCAACTGATTGGTGCAAATGGTCCATCCCAACAGTTTGGTTTCTCGCCACATGAGCAGAGATCATCAGCTGGACGCCCACCACATGCTGTGGTCACCTTTGGATTTGGGGGGAAGCTAGTAGTTTTGAATGAAAGCAGCTCCATGTCCACAAACTTTGACAGCGGAAATCAG GACAATTCTGGTCGCACGGTGTCAGTTCTTAATATTCCAGAAATTGTTGCTGATAAAATTAACAATCCAAGCATGGATAATAGCAGTGCACTTAGCTACTTCCACGCTCTGTGTCGTCAACCTATTCCTGGCCCTCTTGTTGGTGGAAGTGCTGCATCAAAGGATGTGAATAAATGGCTTGATGATATGATTGGAGTATATGAATCTTCTCTGACTGAATTCCAGGGAGGGGATGTTCAGAAGGTGCTTATTTCGTTGTTGAAAATACTGTGTCAACACTATGGAAAACTCCGTTCACCCTTTGGGTCTGACCCATCACAGGAG GGTATAGATGGCCCAGATATGGCAGTTACAAAACTGTTCTCATCTTGTAAGAGCAGTGCTAATATGAAAGGGTACGGAGTCCATTGCATGAGGAATCTTCCCTCGGAAATCCAGATTCAG GCTACTGCTCAGGAGGTTCAAAATCTCCTGGTTTCTGGTAGAAGGAAAGAAGCCCTtcagtatgcacaggaaggtcAACTTTGGGGACCCGCGCTGATCCTTGCTTTACAACTTGGTGATAAG TTTTATGCGGATACTGTGAAGAAAATGGCTCACTGCCATTTTGTGTCTGGGTCACCTTTGAGGACATTGTGCCTTCTTATTGCTGGACAACCTGCAGATGTTTTCAATTCTGAGAACCCGGTCAACAGTGGTTCTTTATATACACCCCACCAGCCTGTAGAG GTTGCTCCTAAGGGTATGCTGGATGACTGGCAAGAGAATTTGGCTATTATAACAGCAAACAGGACAAAAGGTGATGACCTTGTAATTACCCACCTTGGGGATTGCCTTTGGAAAGAGAAGAATGAG GTTGCATCTGCTCACTCATGCTATTTAGTTGCTGAACTAAATATTGATTCGTACTCTGAAAGTGCAAGGATGTGCCTCATTGGCGCAGACCACCTGAGGTGTCCACGCACATTTGCCAGCCCTGAAGCCATCCAG AGAACAGAGGTGTATGAGTATGCAAGGGTTCTTGGTAATTCTCAGTATATACTCTTGCCATTTCAACCATACAAGCTGATATATGCATATATGCTCGCGGAGATTGGGAAGGTTTCCGATTCACTAAG GTATTGTCAAGCATCTCTGAAGGTGCTGAAGGCCTCTGGCCGCACACCTGAACTAGAAGCATGGAAACAATTGTTTTCAACCCTGGAGGAGCGGATACGCACCCATCAACAG GGTGGATATGCAACAAATCTTGCCCCTGGAAAGATTGTTGGGAAGCTTTTCACGTCACTTGATAAATCTTTGTCCCGAATGATGGGTACACAATCTGCACCAATGCCACCACTGCCACAGGGTGCCGCAAATGAAAGAGATGTCTATTCTCCTCCTGATACAAAAGTTGTAAATAACCAGTCAGTGATGTCCATGTCACCTCTAATGTCTTCTGCTTCAGAGCAGTCTATGAGCGAAATGGCAGGAAATAGCGGCCCTGGCAGGGAAGTTGCACATAACAGAAGTATTTCTGAGCCAGACTTTGGCAAAACCCCACAAAAG GCTGCTGGGTCAAGTAAGGCACAAAGCACATCAGGTTCCGGAAGCTCTCGCTTTGGATGGTTGGTGCAGAAGACAGTGGGGCTTGTTTCAAAATCTCATCGTCAG GCAAAGTTAGGGGAACAGAACAAGTTCTACTATGATGAGAAGCTGAAGCGGTGGGTGGAGGAAGGCGCTGAGGTCCCTGCCGAGGAGCCTCCAGTTCCCCCGCCTCCGACAAAATCCTCATTCCAGAACAGTATTCCAGAGTCGAACTTGAAGGGTCCCCCGGTTGGTGGAGGTTATACTGCTAATGGATTTGCTGAAGCTAAAGCTTTGAACACTTCGGAGCCTAGTTCAGGGATGCCACCGATACCACCCACCCAGAACCAATTCTCAGCACGGGGAAGGATGGGTGTAAGATCAAG GTATGTTGACACTTTCAAcaagggtggtggtggtggtgcgaaTGCCTTTGGTGCAGCAACAATGTATAGCAAACCAGCTGCTCCATCAATGAGTTCACTGTCGGGTGCAAAATTCTTTGTGCCAActccggctgctgctgcttcagAACAGGCAGCTGCTGACGCACCAACGGGTGCCCACAGTGAAACCACTCAACAGGCTGAACCCTCGTCCTCACCAGCCGTGGAGGCAGCATTCAGTTCACTGGCACCACCAGTACCCATGCAGTCAACCATTCAGCGGTACCCAAGTGGGGACAACATTCAGCGGTACCCAAGTATGGACAACATCGTGGCCCCCTCAGACAGCGCTGGCAGCTCGATGTCAAGGTCAAGAGCATCGTCATGGAGTGGAGCGTATCCGGAGCAGTTGGGCGGCACTGCTGTTTCCAGATCACCCGATGGACAGACCATGCCGTCACCAATGATGCCTGGGAAAAGGCCTCCGCACAGCCGTTCCAGCAGCAACTCATCGCTGCAGTTCAATGGTTTGGGTGAGGATCTTCACGAGGTGGAGCTCTGA